A window of the Sphingomonas piscis genome harbors these coding sequences:
- a CDS encoding A/G-specific adenine glycosylase — MKHYLGTARTLPWRAAPGTNAPDPYRVWLSEVMLQQTTVTTVTPRFNRFIERWPTIEDLAAASDKSILSEWAGLGYYARARNLIACAREIAARGSLPNTAEELRKLPGVGEYTSAAVAAIAFGERVLPVDTNIRRVAARLFAMEQPTDSQVRDVMTPLIPTDRAGDFAQALMDLGATICRPAKPLCSRCPLAPDCTAFALGQPELFPRPKARKHRPHRHGTAWWTRRGDHLWLVRRPDHGILGGMAALPGPDWTDTPHPHGPALARIRHVFTHFSLDLDLVSASEPVGDGWWHPVDDIDSAGLPTLYLKAARAALATPLFDAAA; from the coding sequence ATGAAGCATTATCTGGGGACGGCGCGGACACTACCGTGGCGCGCTGCGCCGGGAACGAACGCGCCGGATCCTTACCGCGTCTGGCTAAGCGAAGTCATGCTGCAGCAGACCACCGTCACAACGGTGACTCCAAGGTTCAACCGGTTTATCGAGCGATGGCCGACGATCGAGGACTTGGCGGCCGCCAGCGATAAGTCGATTCTGTCGGAATGGGCGGGCCTCGGCTATTATGCCCGAGCGCGCAATCTCATCGCCTGCGCAAGGGAGATTGCTGCACGCGGATCGCTTCCGAATACGGCCGAGGAATTGCGCAAGCTTCCCGGAGTTGGCGAATATACGTCCGCAGCGGTCGCGGCGATCGCGTTCGGGGAGCGGGTGCTTCCTGTCGACACGAACATCCGCCGTGTCGCCGCCCGCCTCTTCGCCATGGAGCAGCCTACGGATTCGCAGGTCCGTGACGTCATGACGCCGCTGATCCCAACCGACCGCGCCGGGGACTTTGCCCAGGCTCTGATGGACCTTGGCGCAACCATCTGCCGTCCGGCCAAGCCGCTCTGCAGCCGCTGCCCCCTAGCCCCGGACTGCACCGCCTTTGCACTAGGGCAGCCCGAGTTATTCCCCCGTCCAAAGGCCAGGAAGCATCGCCCTCATCGGCACGGCACTGCCTGGTGGACCCGCCGCGGCGACCATCTCTGGCTGGTGCGGCGGCCGGACCACGGCATTCTCGGCGGCATGGCCGCGCTTCCCGGTCCGGATTGGACGGACACGCCCCATCCGCATGGGCCCGCGCTTGCCCGCATCCGGCATGTGTTCACCCACTTCTCGCTCGACCTCGATCTGGTGAGCGCATCGGAACCGGTCGGCGATGGCTGGTGGCACCCTGTCGACGACATCGATAGCGCGGGTCTCCCGACCTTGTACCTGAAGGCAGCACGCGCCGCTCTGGCCACACCGTTGTTCGATGCCGCAGCCTGA
- a CDS encoding c-type cytochrome, translating into MTDKFNTIAGWVLFAGIVALGGSVVTHELFKSEAPEEGGYPIAGVVEEGADGAEAEKPIEFYLASADVAKGETVFKKCAACHNADKGGPNALGPNLYGALGKPHGHVPGFAYTDALKSKPGVWDWASMSEWLANPKKYAPGTKMTFAGLSNPEERANVIAFLNSRSDAPLPLPAAPAEGAAPAAGAAVEKGADANQAGTATNDGAQKAENEPAIDLKPGESGGEAKPGAGPSH; encoded by the coding sequence ATGACCGATAAGTTCAACACCATCGCGGGCTGGGTTTTGTTCGCCGGTATCGTTGCCCTTGGAGGCAGCGTCGTGACGCACGAACTCTTCAAGTCGGAAGCGCCTGAAGAAGGCGGCTATCCAATCGCGGGCGTAGTCGAAGAAGGCGCGGATGGTGCCGAGGCCGAAAAGCCGATCGAATTCTATCTTGCCTCCGCTGACGTCGCCAAGGGCGAGACCGTCTTCAAGAAGTGCGCTGCCTGCCACAATGCCGATAAGGGTGGGCCCAATGCGCTCGGCCCCAACCTTTACGGGGCCCTCGGCAAGCCGCACGGCCATGTCCCGGGCTTCGCCTATACGGATGCGTTGAAGAGCAAACCCGGTGTGTGGGACTGGGCGTCCATGAGCGAGTGGCTCGCCAATCCTAAGAAATATGCGCCGGGCACCAAGATGACTTTCGCCGGCCTCAGCAATCCCGAGGAGCGGGCCAACGTCATCGCCTTCCTCAACTCGCGTAGCGATGCGCCGCTGCCGCTTCCGGCGGCGCCGGCCGAAGGTGCTGCTCCGGCGGCCGGAGCGGCTGTCGAAAAGGGCGCAGACGCCAATCAGGCGGGCACAGCGACGAATGACGGTGCGCAGAAGGCAGAGAACGAGCCGGCAATAGACCTCAAGCCTGGCGAGAGCGGCGGCGAGGCGAAGCCCGGCGCCGGTCCCTCGCACTAG
- a CDS encoding thioredoxin domain-containing protein yields MRLVRLFAFLLLALPLASANAAPKLWTRVVAATSEGGFRIGNPAAKVKLVEYGSLTCPHCRAFDEESWLPLSAFVRKGTVSFEYRNYILNGVDVAASLIARCNGAASFFPTARELYATQPQWLGKIRSMSEQDRAALLALPDQERSVRIAEAAGLVAIGQKHGVTPARARACLTNQAGMTRLDQLHDSGAADGVNGTPTFFINGKMISGKTWPEVAEAIKAAGG; encoded by the coding sequence ATGAGGCTGGTCCGGCTCTTTGCCTTTCTGCTCCTGGCGCTGCCGCTCGCTTCGGCGAACGCGGCGCCGAAGCTTTGGACCAGGGTGGTGGCGGCGACCTCGGAGGGCGGGTTCCGGATCGGCAATCCTGCCGCGAAGGTAAAGCTTGTCGAATATGGGTCGCTGACCTGCCCGCACTGCCGGGCATTCGACGAAGAGTCTTGGCTGCCGCTATCAGCTTTCGTCCGCAAGGGCACCGTTAGCTTTGAGTACCGCAACTACATTCTGAATGGTGTCGATGTCGCCGCGTCGCTGATCGCCCGGTGCAATGGTGCGGCATCCTTTTTCCCGACGGCGAGAGAACTTTACGCGACCCAGCCGCAATGGCTTGGCAAGATCCGCTCGATGTCCGAACAGGACCGGGCCGCGCTGCTGGCACTTCCTGACCAGGAACGTTCCGTGCGGATTGCCGAAGCCGCCGGCCTGGTCGCGATCGGGCAGAAGCATGGAGTGACGCCGGCGCGAGCACGCGCTTGCCTCACCAACCAAGCCGGTATGACCCGCCTTGACCAGCTTCATGATAGTGGTGCGGCAGATGGGGTGAACGGAACGCCGACCTTTTTCATCAACGGCAAGATGATCAGCGGGAAGACATGGCCGGAGGTCGCCGAGGCGATCAAGGCCGCGGGCGGATAA
- a CDS encoding TonB-dependent receptor: MFDRLQPRTGIRSYRKAAVALAGSTMALGTAAQAQDGEATSKPISVATLDAASATVAATEAPRDDIVVTGERFRINTLNSRLPDVRDAPQSISIIPREIIEQQAASTLNDVLRNVSGISMAAGEGGGGPAGDNLTLRGFGARNDIFVDGIRDFAAYTRDTFNVEQVEVVKGPASAQTGRGSTGGYINLFSKQPKLGTFVGGTVGVGLPDYKRITADFNVGGEELGVGAGTALRLNMLYHNADAPGRDYVKTRRFGIAPSIAVGLGTKTRAILSYYRLDGDNQPDYGIPFVPAANTAIPAQYDDRPAPVDYDNYYGLTNRDYEKTAANIATFALEHDLTPDIRLANTTRYGRATRDSIYSSPRFVANNSTLITPQTQSRDMLDKILLNQSNLFAKFDTGTIRHDAIVGLEISEERSSNQLRTITGGTPTDLFDPDPTRPWNGSVIDTPGDVVRAEADTVAVYAFNTAHLGERFLVTGGLRWERYKSDFTPAPSQIAANPATTGPIARTDKNLTWRAGATYKPVRSLSLYVGAGTSVNPSIENMTQTTPNKSLDELKPERSRTYEVGAKWDGFRGKLLLTTALFRTDKTNARTTEPGGTIFVLDGKQRVDGFEFGATGRITKNWQVVGSYTYLDSEIRSSQVPAEVGNPLGNVPKHSGTLWSLYTLPQGVEVGGGARFVSERFTNSNGGTRRRVDGYWVADATLGYKVTRNATLRANVFNIFDKRYADQIGGGHFVPGPGRSAIATLSFGM; encoded by the coding sequence ATGTTTGATCGTCTTCAGCCGCGTACGGGCATCCGCTCGTACAGGAAGGCCGCCGTCGCACTCGCCGGATCCACAATGGCGTTGGGAACGGCAGCCCAAGCTCAGGATGGAGAGGCAACATCGAAGCCGATCTCGGTGGCAACGCTTGATGCCGCTTCGGCAACTGTCGCGGCGACGGAGGCTCCACGCGATGACATCGTCGTCACCGGCGAACGTTTTCGCATCAACACGCTGAACAGCCGGCTTCCCGACGTTCGGGATGCGCCGCAGTCGATCAGCATCATTCCGCGCGAAATCATCGAGCAGCAGGCAGCCTCCACGCTGAACGACGTGCTTCGGAACGTGTCGGGCATTAGCATGGCGGCGGGCGAGGGCGGCGGCGGCCCGGCGGGTGACAACCTTACGCTGCGCGGCTTCGGTGCGCGCAACGACATCTTTGTCGACGGCATTCGCGACTTCGCCGCTTACACGCGCGACACGTTCAACGTCGAACAGGTCGAAGTGGTGAAGGGTCCCGCCTCGGCGCAAACCGGCCGTGGCTCGACGGGCGGTTACATCAACCTGTTCTCCAAGCAGCCGAAGCTCGGCACCTTCGTCGGCGGCACCGTCGGGGTGGGTCTACCGGATTACAAGCGCATCACGGCCGACTTCAATGTCGGCGGCGAAGAGCTTGGCGTGGGCGCGGGCACGGCGCTTCGCCTGAACATGCTCTACCACAACGCAGACGCGCCCGGACGCGACTATGTGAAGACCAGGCGCTTCGGCATTGCGCCGTCAATCGCGGTCGGACTGGGAACGAAAACGCGGGCGATCCTCTCCTACTACCGCCTCGATGGGGACAATCAGCCCGATTACGGCATTCCGTTCGTCCCGGCGGCGAACACGGCAATCCCTGCGCAATATGATGATCGGCCCGCGCCGGTGGATTACGACAATTACTATGGCCTGACGAACCGCGATTACGAGAAGACGGCGGCGAACATCGCGACCTTCGCGCTGGAGCACGACCTGACGCCGGATATTCGCCTTGCGAATACGACGCGGTACGGCCGAGCGACGCGCGACTCTATTTACTCTTCCCCACGTTTCGTGGCGAACAACAGCACGCTGATTACGCCGCAGACCCAGTCGCGCGACATGCTCGACAAGATCCTGCTCAACCAATCCAATCTGTTCGCGAAATTCGACACCGGGACCATCCGCCATGACGCAATCGTCGGCCTGGAGATCTCAGAGGAGCGCAGCAGCAACCAGCTTCGGACCATCACGGGCGGAACTCCGACCGACCTGTTCGATCCCGATCCGACCCGCCCGTGGAATGGATCGGTGATCGACACGCCAGGCGATGTGGTCCGCGCGGAGGCCGACACCGTTGCGGTCTACGCCTTCAACACCGCGCACCTGGGCGAGCGCTTCCTGGTGACCGGCGGTCTTCGTTGGGAGCGTTACAAGAGCGACTTCACGCCTGCCCCGTCACAAATCGCCGCCAACCCGGCGACGACCGGACCCATTGCACGGACCGACAAGAACCTGACGTGGCGAGCGGGGGCGACCTACAAGCCGGTGCGTTCACTCAGCCTGTACGTCGGCGCCGGCACATCGGTGAACCCGTCGATCGAGAACATGACGCAAACGACGCCCAACAAGTCCTTGGACGAGCTCAAGCCGGAACGCAGCCGGACCTATGAAGTCGGCGCCAAGTGGGACGGCTTCCGTGGAAAGCTGCTGCTGACGACGGCGTTGTTCCGCACCGACAAGACCAACGCGCGCACGACCGAGCCCGGCGGGACCATCTTCGTCCTCGACGGCAAGCAGCGCGTCGACGGGTTCGAGTTCGGCGCGACCGGCCGGATCACCAAGAACTGGCAGGTGGTCGGCAGCTACACATATCTCGACAGCGAAATTCGCTCTTCCCAAGTTCCTGCCGAGGTCGGCAACCCGCTCGGCAATGTGCCCAAGCACAGCGGAACGCTTTGGAGCTTGTACACCCTGCCTCAAGGGGTGGAGGTCGGCGGCGGTGCGCGCTTTGTCAGCGAGCGTTTCACCAATTCCAACGGCGGCACGCGGCGTCGCGTCGATGGCTATTGGGTTGCCGACGCGACACTTGGCTACAAGGTGACGCGCAACGCGACGCTGCGGGCCAATGTCTTCAACATCTTCGACAAGCGCTATGCGGACCAAATCGGCGGCGGCCACTTCGTGCCCGGCCCAGGCCGCAGCGCCATCGCCACGCTCTCCTTCGGAATGTAA
- the smc gene encoding chromosome segregation protein SMC — translation MKIKRLKLSGFKSFVEPSELRIEPGLTGIVGPNGCGKSNLLEALRWAMGEGSPKSLRGGGMEDVIFAGTATRAPRDFAEVSILIEREPTDSSMGGESEVTRRIERGSGSAYRLDGRDVRAKDVALLFADAATGAHSPALVSQNRIGAVIAAKPTERRQMLEEAAGISGLHARRKDAEQKLRATEANLARLAEILSEQEARTAALKRQARAAERYKQISAKIRLVEARLVHARWTEADRAAATATEEARAADRQVAEFQTQVEQAQSAQLLAARALNARRTELVDAREAGHRLAHQLAAARARRDTVARRLTELDRLDQSLNADMEREQALKSDAQTAIAQLEAEATALAQRLENAEASAARIAAELTDAETRSRDAEAALADLLARQAAMRAERRVAEAAVEAARGQLARTEAERARLAQQLAQLGDGSSFQAAQADAEARAEHAAKTSAAAEVQQQEAEEGRARAAAARDAAESDLATARATLASAKSEHDALARALDKGGAAVIASLSAEPGFEHALAAALGDDADAPIGAGGMRGWIGSAMAANDPALPGGITPLSDHVTAPAELTRRLLQVGVVETDNGVDLAVGQRLVTRDGRMRRWDGFVATGVGAAAAERLVRQNRLAELARELPALEQAVDAAAASREHALQEVERFRKLGETARAAGAAADAEAREAARAVDSAVSAIERLAAQRSGLEQRLADLDPVLSASHEALESAEASLQALPDPAVLEKEVGERRSSATAAGAAVADKRAEAATRARETAADRERQSAARREEGEWRRRDSEAEKRIAAAAQRRADQADERRALQQEPEALDEEIASLERGSAEAEALVAKAADAEQSADRDVQASAVALAAAGERVAAAREQRAAATARAEAQQARSAEYARICLERFECVPQRLPVQLGFDPAEVRDSDAESSELERLTAERERIGPVNLVAEKELAEIEEARGKGTAEAEELTEAIHRLRGSIGSLNREGRVRLLDAYEKVNDHFRRLFTTLFEGGQAHLELVESDDPLEAGLEIMAQPPGKRLSALTLLSGGEQALTAVALIFALFLTNPAPICVLDEVDAPLDDANVERFCDLLAQMTRETDTRYLIVTHNAVTMSRMQRLYGVTMIEKGISRLVSVDLGGAETLLAAE, via the coding sequence GTGAAGATCAAGCGACTGAAGCTTAGCGGCTTCAAAAGCTTCGTCGAACCTTCGGAGCTCCGGATCGAGCCGGGGCTGACTGGCATCGTTGGGCCCAATGGCTGCGGCAAGTCCAACCTTCTGGAAGCTCTTCGCTGGGCGATGGGCGAGGGCAGTCCCAAGTCGCTTCGCGGCGGCGGCATGGAAGATGTGATCTTCGCCGGCACGGCGACCCGCGCACCCCGCGACTTTGCCGAGGTGTCTATCCTCATCGAACGCGAGCCCACCGACAGCTCGATGGGCGGCGAGAGCGAAGTGACGCGCCGGATCGAGCGTGGGTCCGGATCCGCATACCGCCTCGACGGGCGAGACGTGCGGGCAAAGGACGTGGCCCTGTTGTTCGCGGATGCCGCCACCGGCGCTCATTCGCCGGCATTGGTCAGCCAGAACCGGATCGGCGCCGTGATCGCCGCCAAGCCGACCGAGCGACGGCAGATGCTCGAAGAAGCAGCCGGCATTTCCGGCCTGCACGCTCGCCGCAAGGATGCGGAGCAGAAGCTTCGCGCCACGGAGGCTAACCTTGCCCGATTGGCGGAGATCCTCAGTGAGCAGGAAGCGCGCACGGCAGCGTTGAAGAGGCAGGCGAGAGCGGCCGAGCGATACAAGCAGATCAGCGCGAAGATCCGCCTTGTGGAAGCGCGGCTGGTTCATGCTCGTTGGACCGAGGCCGACCGAGCGGCAGCGACGGCGACGGAAGAAGCGCGGGCAGCGGACCGGCAGGTCGCGGAGTTCCAGACCCAGGTGGAGCAGGCGCAGTCCGCTCAATTGCTTGCTGCTCGTGCGCTGAACGCCCGCCGAACCGAGTTGGTCGACGCGAGGGAAGCCGGGCACCGGCTGGCGCATCAGCTGGCGGCCGCCCGTGCGCGCCGCGATACCGTTGCGCGCCGACTGACAGAACTCGACCGCCTTGATCAGTCGCTCAACGCCGACATGGAGCGCGAACAGGCTCTGAAGAGCGACGCGCAGACCGCAATCGCGCAGCTTGAGGCGGAAGCTACGGCGCTTGCCCAGCGCCTCGAGAATGCGGAAGCGAGCGCGGCGCGGATTGCGGCGGAGCTGACCGATGCGGAGACGCGCTCTCGAGACGCGGAAGCCGCACTGGCCGACCTGCTGGCGCGCCAGGCAGCAATGCGCGCGGAGCGGCGAGTCGCAGAAGCGGCAGTCGAGGCGGCGCGGGGACAGCTGGCGCGGACGGAGGCGGAGAGGGCACGACTCGCGCAACAATTGGCGCAGCTCGGCGACGGATCGTCGTTCCAGGCGGCCCAGGCGGATGCGGAAGCGAGGGCGGAGCATGCCGCAAAGACTTCCGCTGCTGCGGAGGTGCAGCAGCAGGAGGCAGAAGAAGGCCGCGCGCGTGCGGCTGCAGCGCGTGACGCCGCGGAAAGCGATCTTGCGACCGCACGAGCCACCTTGGCATCGGCAAAGTCCGAACATGATGCGCTAGCCAGGGCGCTCGACAAGGGCGGCGCAGCGGTGATCGCCAGTCTATCGGCCGAGCCGGGTTTCGAGCATGCGCTTGCCGCTGCCCTCGGCGACGATGCCGACGCACCGATTGGGGCCGGCGGCATGCGCGGGTGGATAGGCTCGGCAATGGCCGCCAACGACCCTGCACTCCCGGGCGGCATCACTCCGCTTTCCGACCATGTCACTGCGCCGGCAGAGCTCACGAGACGGCTTCTGCAAGTCGGCGTTGTCGAAACCGACAATGGTGTGGACCTCGCGGTTGGCCAGCGGCTTGTGACCCGCGACGGCCGCATGCGGCGCTGGGATGGATTCGTCGCAACAGGTGTCGGGGCTGCAGCCGCGGAGCGCCTCGTTCGGCAGAATCGACTGGCGGAGTTGGCCCGTGAGCTACCCGCGCTGGAGCAGGCAGTCGACGCCGCCGCCGCAAGCCGCGAGCATGCGCTTCAGGAGGTCGAGCGATTTAGGAAGCTCGGCGAGACGGCGCGGGCTGCTGGCGCCGCTGCCGATGCCGAGGCCCGCGAGGCGGCGCGGGCAGTCGACAGCGCTGTTTCCGCGATCGAGCGACTGGCGGCGCAACGTAGCGGCCTGGAGCAGCGGCTTGCCGATCTCGATCCGGTATTGTCCGCGTCGCACGAGGCGCTGGAGAGCGCCGAGGCGTCGCTCCAGGCGCTACCGGACCCTGCGGTGCTCGAGAAGGAGGTCGGCGAGCGCCGCAGTTCTGCGACGGCGGCCGGCGCGGCGGTCGCCGACAAGCGGGCAGAGGCTGCAACCCGCGCGCGCGAAACGGCGGCCGATCGCGAGCGGCAGAGCGCCGCCCGCCGCGAAGAGGGCGAGTGGCGGCGACGGGATTCGGAAGCTGAGAAAAGAATAGCTGCCGCCGCGCAGCGCCGCGCCGATCAGGCCGACGAACGCCGCGCGCTTCAACAGGAACCCGAGGCACTCGACGAGGAGATCGCAAGCCTGGAGCGGGGAAGCGCCGAGGCCGAGGCGCTTGTTGCCAAGGCTGCCGACGCCGAACAGAGCGCCGACCGTGATGTCCAGGCTTCAGCCGTTGCGCTTGCCGCTGCCGGTGAGCGCGTGGCGGCCGCACGTGAGCAGCGCGCGGCGGCAACAGCGCGCGCCGAGGCCCAGCAGGCGCGAAGCGCCGAATATGCGCGCATCTGCCTGGAGCGTTTCGAATGCGTGCCGCAGCGGCTGCCGGTGCAACTTGGTTTCGATCCGGCGGAGGTGCGCGATTCGGACGCTGAATCGTCGGAACTGGAGCGGCTGACGGCGGAGCGGGAACGGATCGGACCCGTCAACCTCGTCGCGGAGAAGGAGCTTGCCGAGATCGAAGAAGCGCGCGGCAAGGGTACGGCCGAGGCAGAGGAACTGACAGAAGCGATACACCGGCTTCGCGGTTCGATCGGCAGCCTCAATCGGGAAGGCCGGGTCCGGCTGCTGGACGCCTATGAGAAGGTCAACGATCACTTCCGGCGCTTATTCACCACCCTGTTCGAAGGCGGTCAGGCCCATCTGGAGTTGGTCGAGAGCGACGATCCGCTGGAAGCCGGGCTCGAGATCATGGCCCAGCCGCCCGGCAAGCGGCTGTCGGCGCTGACGCTTCTATCCGGCGGCGAGCAGGCGCTGACGGCGGTGGCTTTGATCTTCGCTCTGTTCCTGACCAACCCGGCGCCTATCTGCGTTCTGGACGAAGTCGATGCGCCGCTGGACGATGCCAATGTCGAGCGCTTCTGCGACTTGCTCGCTCAGATGACGAGAGAGACCGACACGCGCTATCTCATCGTCACCCACAATGCAGTGACCATGAGCCGAATGCAGCGACTCTATGGTGTGACCATGATCGAAAAGGGCATCAGCCGGTTGGTGTCGGTCGACCTCGGCGGCGCCGAAACACTTCTCGCCGCAGAATAA
- a CDS encoding thioredoxin domain-containing protein has product MKKSLFLVAVAAMLPLTSCGSDKPAEGNAGESKPVAAVKAPANGDWSTVATATTAGGWMMGNPEAPVKLIEIGALTCPHCREFDETGVQPLIDGYVKTGKISWEFRPYLLSGPDIPANLIAGCNGAQSFFPLMRALYKDQAVWIGKLQSAPQEELNQLQSLPPEQQIAAFARLTGLQDWAAMRGVSQAKSSQCLADQQRVTQLSQISNDVQNSFPDFPGTPSFVLNGKLLERTGTWKDLEPKLKEAIGG; this is encoded by the coding sequence TTGAAGAAGTCGCTGTTCCTTGTCGCAGTAGCAGCCATGCTGCCGCTCACGTCCTGCGGTTCCGACAAGCCGGCCGAAGGCAATGCCGGGGAAAGCAAGCCCGTAGCGGCGGTCAAAGCGCCGGCGAACGGCGACTGGAGTACAGTCGCCACTGCAACCACTGCTGGCGGATGGATGATGGGCAATCCGGAAGCGCCGGTGAAGCTGATCGAGATCGGGGCGCTGACCTGCCCGCATTGCCGCGAGTTCGATGAGACGGGCGTCCAGCCGCTGATCGATGGCTATGTGAAGACCGGCAAGATCAGCTGGGAGTTCCGGCCTTACCTGCTTAGCGGTCCCGACATTCCCGCGAACCTTATTGCCGGCTGTAACGGCGCACAGAGCTTCTTCCCGCTGATGCGCGCGCTCTACAAGGATCAAGCCGTCTGGATTGGAAAGCTGCAGTCGGCGCCGCAGGAAGAGCTGAACCAGCTTCAGTCGCTTCCGCCTGAGCAACAAATTGCCGCATTCGCTCGTCTGACCGGACTTCAGGATTGGGCGGCGATGCGCGGCGTTTCCCAAGCCAAGAGCAGTCAGTGTCTGGCCGATCAGCAGCGCGTCACCCAGCTCAGCCAGATCAGCAACGACGTGCAGAACAGCTTCCCCGACTTTCCGGGAACGCCCTCGTTTGTTCTAAATGGCAAGCTGCTTGAGAGGACCGGCACCTGGAAGGATCTGGAGCCCAAGCTGAAGGAAGCGATCGGCGGATGA
- a CDS encoding LOG family protein: MTDAAPPKRIFPTSKVDAEAAKHVPSSPQTESAAYKLAFQDKEFLLREDLRPVRFQLELLKPELLLDEANIASTFVFYGSARIPEPAKADALIAAASSDEQRAIAERLKDKSKYYDVARKLAQLASDCDCDVDGQRHFVVCSGGGPSIMEAANRGAQDMGKESIGLNIVLPHEQLPNPYVTPDLSFQFHYFALRKMHFLLRARALAVFPGGFGTFDEMFEVLTLIQTGKIRPLPILLFGREFWNSVVNFDALADEGVIARADLDLIHWSEDADEAWSFVRNYYEMN; the protein is encoded by the coding sequence ATGACTGACGCAGCACCTCCAAAACGTATTTTCCCAACATCCAAGGTCGATGCAGAGGCAGCGAAGCATGTTCCTTCGTCGCCGCAGACCGAAAGCGCTGCTTACAAGCTGGCCTTTCAGGACAAGGAGTTTCTTCTTCGGGAGGACCTTCGTCCCGTTCGTTTCCAGCTCGAGCTGCTGAAGCCCGAGCTATTGCTCGATGAAGCGAATATCGCATCGACCTTCGTCTTCTACGGGTCGGCCCGCATCCCGGAGCCCGCCAAGGCGGACGCGCTGATCGCCGCAGCATCGTCGGATGAGCAGCGTGCGATTGCGGAACGGCTTAAGGACAAGTCGAAATATTACGATGTCGCACGCAAGCTCGCCCAGTTGGCAAGCGATTGCGATTGCGACGTGGATGGACAGCGGCACTTCGTCGTTTGCTCGGGCGGCGGACCGTCGATCATGGAGGCCGCCAACCGCGGTGCGCAGGACATGGGCAAGGAATCGATCGGATTGAACATCGTTCTTCCGCACGAGCAATTGCCGAACCCGTACGTCACTCCGGACCTAAGCTTCCAATTCCACTATTTCGCTTTGCGGAAGATGCACTTCCTGTTGCGCGCCCGGGCGCTTGCCGTTTTTCCGGGCGGGTTCGGGACGTTCGACGAGATGTTTGAGGTGCTGACCCTCATTCAGACCGGGAAGATCCGGCCGCTGCCGATCCTGCTGTTCGGCCGCGAGTTCTGGAACTCGGTCGTGAACTTCGACGCGCTCGCCGACGAAGGCGTGATCGCCCGTGCCGACCTCGACCTCATTCACTGGAGCGAGGATGCGGACGAGGCCTGGAGCTTCGTCCGCAACTATTACGAGATGAATTAA
- a CDS encoding DUF721 domain-containing protein produces MAKQRPDDSERSGRARLAGDIVGKVGDAAFRRFGFVQSSVVSRWQEIVGERYAKISCPESIRFPQGRRSGGVLTLTVEGAHAPLLQHIAPMVIERVNRFFGHEAVDRIVFKQGRAPAQAARPARPGPAPVPKELGEGLREIADPELRACLESLASKIAATTGPPAVNAETVSIPVINRRTIS; encoded by the coding sequence ATGGCGAAGCAAAGGCCCGATGATTCTGAACGCAGCGGACGTGCGCGGCTTGCTGGCGACATCGTCGGCAAGGTCGGCGATGCGGCCTTTCGCCGATTTGGCTTCGTCCAAAGCAGTGTCGTCAGCCGTTGGCAGGAGATCGTCGGTGAACGCTACGCCAAAATCTCCTGTCCGGAATCGATCCGTTTTCCGCAAGGCCGGAGATCGGGCGGCGTTCTTACCCTGACCGTTGAAGGCGCCCACGCGCCCTTGCTCCAGCATATCGCGCCAATGGTGATCGAGCGGGTGAACCGCTTCTTCGGGCATGAGGCAGTCGATCGCATCGTCTTCAAGCAGGGGCGCGCACCGGCGCAGGCAGCACGGCCTGCTCGCCCTGGACCGGCACCGGTTCCCAAAGAGCTTGGCGAGGGCCTGCGGGAAATTGCCGATCCCGAGCTTCGCGCCTGCCTTGAGTCGCTGGCTTCAAAGATCGCTGCAACGACAGGGCCACCGGCCGTGAACGCGGAGACCGTCTCAATTCCCGTCATCAATCGGAGAACAATCAGTTGA